The DNA sequence ttaaatttattttaaacctaCTTAGACGCAGTTGTCGTGCCGTAACCAACTCTCACTTGTGGCGGGGAGGGAGATTTAACCACTCACGATATCTTTTTCAATATTCTTGCAACTTTCCATACCCTTGTTTTAATATGAGACAAATTTAAGAGTTTGAATTTAGTTACTGCATACCTATAACAAAGTCTGGCATACAAATTGAATCGAGGTCAAATCAACATTCATTGCACagctgtttgtttgttttgttttgaaacTAACCTGATCGTGAGGATAGACGTAAGGCGGAGGCAGTGGCGGTGGGAACTGCCACAAAGGCTGCTGACGAAAGGCAAGAGGCTCGGGCGGTGGTTGCGTCGCAGAGGCCTGGAGCACAGCTTCGGCAGGGTGGACCGAAGCGGAGTGCTCCTCCCTCTTGCGCAGCTTGCTGTGGACGATACGAATCGCCATCATAGTACCATTATTCCCAACCATTGTATCAAATGGTACTTCCACGCAAGAATAGTCAAACACACTGGGCTGGATCACAGGTAAAAAGTTCCAGTCGGGCAGTCACAACATTTCACTTATTCACTCACAGCCGTGTTGCGGTCGATCGACGCGCTTTACTAAtcactaattaaataaattatcacaattataatattttgtaagtagAGCTATTGCACATATCACTGCTGCTAGGAACGCGCGGTAGACCGCGTTACGCGAGCTTCAGCTGCGCGGTGACTAGAATGTTATCGTGAAGAATGGCCGGCAGGTGCCTAGCAAAGCGCTCGCTCGTGCCAAACGACCTCTACGGAGTACTCCATGCGTCTGAGTTGAAGTGGAGGGGCGCCGATGGCTTTTATATGTTCGCCTCTGACGCGGCGCCAGTACGCTGAAAGGGGGTTGACGCGGGAGGGGCAGGAGGGGGCACGACGATGTCGCTGTTTTCCGCGAAAACCCACGAATACTCGTTGCTATCAGATTGTGGTGTCGACGGTTGCTCCCATACTTTTGCAATACTTGTGAGTTTGTGACGCATTTGACAACGGTCGGTTAGGCCCGCATGCTCAAGTAATAAATTTCCAACCGCTTTTTTTTACGTCCAGTTCTGACCAGCTGGCTTACACTGGTTACTGAAACTATCAACGTTCACGATGTCATGGGCTCATGGCTGTGAGTGggacaattaataaattctaaCATTCCAAGTGTTGGTGCTATTCTTGCGTGAAAGTAACGATGCTAAAATTAAAGCAATCATTGATTatgatgttaaaatatgtacagtccttatattatacttaaaaaatacctGTAACTAAATAATCGCAGAAACATTAATAaacgtttaaatataaataataattttaagataggtaggtagtagATACATACTACAATATTgggtatttttaattgattacTTAGGTAACTGCTACCTACGCAATAACAACAACGTACCGACATCACAACATACGTCATTATAATTGATACATCCGAACTAGGTAATCGGACAGACCCGTATTGATTTTTACGATAAAAAGTATTAGTCCACTCCTCACATAAAATTTACCATCAAACTGAGTTCAAAGTCCATGGAATATAAACGTACAGAAATCTCGTACCCAGTGCACGCCGTCTGGGTCTATGAATATAAGCGAAACTACTGTTATTTTTGCATCTCTTTCTATTTCACAGagttttacatttacatgCAAGGGAGAAATACATTCAATACGTTCTCGTTTAAAAGTTAAAGTAGGGTTGCAGGGCAAGGGAGATGGCAAGGTACATTGCCCTTACTTCGTTCCTAACACAAGCAAGCCTTCGGGCCTTTGACTCGTtggataaaaaaaacacaggTAGTAAGCCAATAAAAGTTGTTACCCTTGAAAACGTCTAGAGGATATCGTTAACGCGAATCCATTTCAAGCTTCAGTTAAGGAATGGTTTATTTGGAAGTATCAACTGTTTAggttacaaattacaatccTAAAATAAAGTGCAATCAGCTCATATAATTTGATCAAGTAAGTACAATATAGGTTTTTGGATTAGCacgtaaaatttcaaaacaaaataagttCGTAGACCTGATATAGATGTAGATACCACAACAGAAATTTTGGTGATccaataaatgttaaatttcatCAGTTTTATGAAGTGTAAAATCgttgtgtatttttatcttagaCCGTGATGGCACCCTGAACTTGtaaaccaaaataaataaaattaatataagtaataatattagaagTTAGTTGTTACTAGGACAAATCTTTTAGAAGAGTTGAATCAAATAATTAACTAATGGAATTCAATGCttcattaatttgatatttaaaaaagtctCACAATTTGCTAACAATGATTTGCCTATTGCCCAGtttaacctaaaaataaaGGTACGTAGGTAATTAGAAGTTAGTTGTTACTAGGACAAATCTTTTAGAAGAGTTGCATCAAATAATTAACTAATGGAATTCAATGCttcattaatttgatatttaaaaaagtctCACAATTTGCTAACAATGATTTGCCTATTGCCCAGtttaacctaaaaataaaGGTACGTAGGTAAGTACGTGtacacaaatttaaattttatgagaagcattattttttaaattagttgtACCTTTATCTCCTTGAAAAGCTTATGCAATAAAGATCATTGGAACTCCTTAACCAAtatcattgtttttattttagtatagtaattatgataaaaactgGCCATACATTTTAACCTCTTCTTACGTCAATCAAAGGCTATCATCACATTTCCCTGACTAAAATTGAGCCGATTGTCACGTACTACACGAATTATACACGCAAACACGTTATTAGTTTTAAGAACCATGTACGTGAGTGATAATATTctagaaaattctttattgagGTCTTAACAATATTAGGTCCTTTCTGTTACGGATTGACGTCAGTATCGTGTGCTCGATGAGAGTCAATAGGGggtacatttttaatacaatccGTTGATATGGAGTGCttgataaataaactaatggCATAGTTGATTGCCATCAATGAGTCTTTAATGGAGAATGATAACATTTCATATAATACCTAAACAGAATATTAGAAAACCATCGCAATCGCGTTCGAAATACTTATTATGTGTTGAAGTCCCTCGGTCGAGTCCTTCGAAATTCAGTGCAATAATTTAAGAGTTCAGGGACGATTGGAATATTATTCTACGAGTTAAATAGAATCATTGACAACATGATACATGCAAATAGGTTTTTAAAGTATTGATTAAAGTTTATGCGTGGGtcgaaaataatttgacattttctTCAAAACAAGTTTTTAAGATCCTTAAagaatacttaattaataccACTTATGAATTTTATTCCTTCCACTAACATTTAAAGCacctacattaaaaatttgtaataaaaaaatatcaaccaAGACAAGACTGAGACTGTTGTTAAAATTGCTTCAAGTAATGGGTGTGAATGGGACAGATGTTAAGACGACAGGTGGTATAAGACATGTGGATTTTGAAAGCAGAGGgtaattttacgataataatttaccGTGGTTCAAACCTTAATATCCTATGTATAAAGGTCTGGCTGTCCTTGTAAACATGGTAATGGAGAAGAATGTATTAAAGATGGCTAgaattcataatatgtatataagaAAAGTTGCTGTAGTGTTTGAAATGCTAAGCGGATTAgatgttgaattttgttgaagacCAACGGCAACTTTTTATCGCTATTAAGcagaaattgaaatttaatgaGGATCAGCTGTCGAGAGATTACATATAAATAGTTGTCGGAATgctagtaattatataaaggCTGAATATcaatagtttaataataaagctAATGGTGTAGATAGTCAGTTAATCCGCATGTATACTGTTTCAGAACTCAGTTGTGTAGTATAATCCAATTTCTGCGGTAGTAATGCGGTAGTTactttgtttacattttaccgacttaaataaaagaagTGTCTCAGttatatattacatttttaaatatgtttagttcatttttaaatttgcaaAAAGCTCCTGATAATTTAAAACGCTTGCTTTATAGGAGTTCCTCCGCAATTACAATTATCTTagtgtttattgttattgtttatttaggtTCAGAGCgctctattaaaaataactaaatagcatagtgatgataataaatatctaattatttCATTGGGATTGATATTTACcgattttataacatttctgTTACTACCCAACTCCAAAGCCATTCTATACGTACGCGTCCGTttcttctatacatataataaatctgtagaagggtcaattctgtacattgaaaatattgaaaaaataaatagcagggggtgttactggatcgataccaaacccaaatatgtgattaaaaaaatttttgtctgtctgtctgtctgtctgtctgtatgtgaaggcatcacgtgaaaactagcggttcgatttcgatgaaacttggtataattgtaccttattatcctgggcgtaaaataggatactttttatcctggaaaaatacgtagaaaaaaaataatcttaatttttcagttttatccatagacgttgttccgtagaaccgcgaacacacgttgcgtattattataggcctagccgtatttgggaattgggtccaatagatatttataagatgttattgtcagaggtactcaaaatggataaataaaccatccacgcgaagaccgacatccgcgcggacggagtcgcgggcggaagctagttatataatatgcaaGTACAAGTAATCATTGatagtgtaataaaaatattattatggcaCATTTAGATCCAACGTTATCTCTCGGTTACAGAATCATATTCTAGTAAGGTTTTGTTTATAAAGAGCTCCAGTGTTTATGAATATGAAGCACTGTAGATATAAACCATACGCTAGATACAGGTAATAACTGTTTATAAGGTCTTTTACTGTTTAAATAGTATATTAGTacgaatattaataaaattagtttaagGCTAAGCCAAGAACTCTATCTCATTAAGTTACAGTAAACGTATTGAGGACAAGTTCCAAGAATGATTATTAGGTACTTCCATTCACTCATTACCTTTGCAAAAGACCTAGTGTGAATTGATCTTAAGACTACGGAGAACTGACTCCTATGGCCTACCTGCGAGTTCAATTCAGAATATTTCAATGACCTTAATGTCCAAAGTTAAACGTTATTTATGTTCAGACTGCATTCATTATGATAATGAGAGTTATATGTATGACTGACTTTTACAGAGTATTTATACACGCTGGCATTGCCTTGTATTAAACTCCTTttaggattttctttaaagtGCATATATCCATAAACCGTTTAGTCAAGAAGGTATCGAACAAATGGCCACGACCTTGTCTGCTATTACGGTCAACGATCAGTTCCTCATGTATCcattaagtactttttttgtttgatattcGGATTTCTGAGTCATTCAATACGATTGTCCGGTTTAAAATAGAATGCCGAACTCGTAGTTACAACAAAAGACCCGAAcgagataaataatttatttaacaagcACATAAAATCAGACTTTCGACTGGTATATGTCAATGCAAGCGTTCACGAGCAAATATCGAGTGATACGAGGAATTTACCTTGACCACATAGAAGTCAACCTTGGTACGTTCAGGTATGATAGCAAACAAGTTTTGCCGTGCAtgatacaaataatttgacaaaatattgACAGAACATGCTCATGCTACATGTATGAAGAAGTATCACACTTCTTCATTAGTTCATAAAGTAGGCTTGTAAGCAGAAAGAGAATTACCCGCGCTCAAATGGATTGTTTTTATTCCTTCCGCATAGGCAGACAATAGTTTTGTCCACGGAGAGAACGATCAGGGAGTTGTGCTCTAACACCACGCCGACTTCGCAGTTTTCCTCTTTACACTTCATCGCCTCATAGGCGATCGGAGCGAAGAGCATCGAAAGGCGGGCACAGACACTCGACACGAGCTCGCTTGGGCGGCAAGTCTACGTGGGGCGCTCGACACGTTTTGGCGCGCACTGTCGATCAGCCGGCGGACTTCATACCGCCGACACGACGGTGACTATTTGACTGGCGTCGGCACCACGCCTCGCGCAGCGCAGCGGTGGGTGGTGACTGAACACCAAACACGCACCTCTCCCGTTACCTTATTGCCATGTTATGGGGACTCGACCTCGCCACGCGAAAGCCCTCCGCGACCACAAGGCGTGACGATAAATAACGCCGCATACGGCATAATCAATGGATTTGCTAATTTatctgttatttaaatttaataattgttccAGTCACCTAAAAGATTCGTTTCACGTACACCGTTTCGAATTGATATTGTTTCTGAGTGTCAACATCTTTAGTGTTCATGGCGTTGTAGTTCTTGTTATACACGTcatttgaaatgaaaatgacgtaggtacttacatataGTTATAACGAAAACAAAGGAacaataatgaataaacaatataaaaatgtttttactattatttttgtttgagcTTCATTAGCTATAAGGGTTACGGTAGCCGGTGAAATCCTAATACCGTTTTTCGCCAAGTGAAAGTTGAACAAGCGCGAGCGCACCGAGCGTTATAAATACTTTCAAAGTTTCAACGTATGACACATGCGAACAaggatcataattattaaaacaaagtaattttgataacatcatcgtaattatataaatattttattataacatacaGCACACTCACATACATCAGCTATAATAATTACTAGCAAGGAAATAACAatagttttgtatttttttactattaccggtattatatttgttatacgatctattttcattgtaattaaCCAAGATTCAAGGTTCTCTGTaatcttataatttaaaaatgaatatcatGAAACATACCTAGTTAACTATAGTGTATcggtgtatttattttttataaggaaGTCAAATAATCATAGTTGACATCCAATGATAAGGTGTCCCATTaccatttgaaaaaaattatctgGTATTGTTGCCCTAAAACATGAACTGACCGATATAGTTATAGTTATCCGCATATTAAATGTGTGATAAGATTTCCTTTACTTgtgtaggtataaaaaagaaaaatgatgtcCCACATTCAATCGAAAAATGTAGGGAAGTAATGAAACCTTACAATGTTGGTTCCACGTTTGGACTATTCATTGTAATCGATAGCGCCCGTATAGACGAAATTCAAAAAGTTGTAAGCACGATAAGCGAACATTCgatagattattattagttaatgTTACCGTTAGACTATCGCATCGTTATTAtgattattgtaaataactagaactatgtacatattttaaagttatctAATAGTTCCCACGCAATTGTAGTACCTACCATGAATAACAgccatttatttgaatttaaaactaaaaagaaTAGATGAACAACTACTTACTACAAGTATAGCAATTGAAATGTTGAAGCTATTAAATCCTAAAATAATCAAGAGTCAATGTCAGAAATAATACGACCTACTTGCATCATCGATAAAGAGCTCAGTGGTAACCGCGAGTGgtgatgttttgtttttgtcgGATTATAGGAACGTTGATAGTACAAATTGCTGGTAGGATAATTCAGTGTCAACGATCACTACCGAAATTGCGTCCTtgctattaaatacattttctattGATAAAGTAAATTGTCCTAAAAAGATCAATTTTATCGAATTATCGTTAATAAATTGTCTTACCTTTTAAATGACCCTTCAAAATTAATGAAGATATAACATGTGTTTATAAGCAAGCAATGTTAtatcgtaaaattatatttagaacataataatataagccaGGCAGAACCGATAAactttaagtaggtacctacctaggtactaaCTGTAATTCGTAACCCTTTGGTCTAATTTTGTTACATATCCAATTCAAATGAGTTTAATATTGtcagatattttaatataagtattttttcgGTATTTAgtatctaaaataataattgtagatacataatattataattgaaaaataaactcagTAAGTTAAGTACCTAGGTCTTTAACACTGAAAACTTTCTTTTGACATTAAAATCCTcaattacaaatttaaacatCTTTTTCTCCGACATTTGCCACTTTCCAATAGAAATTAGAAATGGTGGTAAATATCAGGATTTTCAAACgcaacttcataatattattttattttataattccaATCACTACCTAGATACAAAACCTGTATTGTAGTGTATTGGCACTGTCAATTTTGGCTGTGGAATGTGGACGTATAAAAGTTGGAATTGATAAATGTgactgaataaaaattaacattaccTATTAACTAATCGTGTTATGACGCTTGCAAATTTAACCAGCTAGGCCAGTGGGTGTCTCCGTTTTGCACTATTTCATATCAAATTGATGAgctataaattaaacaatttctcCAAATACCTTGCTCGCATACTTACCGACATTACTTCCCATTATACCACATTTAAGtacacatttaaatttacaGATTTTAAACAGACTTTTCTTTATGTGGCAATAgttttaagaaatatatagTTTAGATAGCTAGTTAACTAAACATTGGGTAATTACTGTTATACTTCTACTATCCAGACGCCGAAAATTGGCCGGAATCCAACAACAACCCGGTAGACCTTGGTGGCTCATTGTATTacgtttgttttaattgttgCTAATATACTTACATCAACGGGAACCTTGgtattgcaattttaaaataggtataaaataaaactattaataaaacCTTTTCCATCAATGAACGTAACGTCAGAGGCAGAGCTACCTTACCATTTTTTCAgacgtattttaaaattatcttaaacGAATTCTCCTCATGCTACGAATGTTAAAGACAATTGGAGTTGTAGGAtgtatttatagaaaatataaataatattattgaaatgaagTATGACGTTATCAATGTACTTTATAGCCAAAACCGGATTAATCCAACACCAACGCGTATAGGGCTTCTAGATACCCTATTTGCCGCGAGgatattgtatttatacatACATGCGACATATGACATTGACCATACTTATTAGATACATACGTACACATGTACATCTCTGTAAAGCGATAATTAACTAGGTCGTAATACGCTACCCACCTGGTTtaccataatataaaaacatgcTCGCCGAAAAAACCAACATGTAATTCTCTTTGG is a window from the Colias croceus chromosome 7, ilColCroc2.1 genome containing:
- the LOC123693021 gene encoding uncharacterized protein LOC123693021 isoform X3 translates to MLFAPIAYEAMKCKEENCEVGVVLEHNSLIVLSVDKTIVCLCGRNKNNPFERGKLRKREEHSASVHPAEAVLQASATQPPPEPLAFRQQPLWQFPPPLPPPYVYPHDQDNLMQPIGNERASFRSLRKNIGGRWKRLVKKKPEQEVYTIPPELKPQLKQIYVY